A window of the Nibribacter ruber genome harbors these coding sequences:
- a CDS encoding SDR family oxidoreductase has protein sequence MELEGKVVVITGASSGIGLAAAKMLLEKGATVVSWSRSKPKISHPDFYYFECDVRHEQSVWSAYEQTVERLRQNISVLINNAGLGIQGALDTMSPKDWHTMMETNVNGIFYCTRLVLPQMKKQLEGHIINISSIAGLTGIENMSGYCATKFAVRGISHSLFKEVRPFGIKVTCIYPGSTATHFFDGFEGTGTAPENMMQPEDIASTILHVLQSPPNYHHVDIEVRPLMPKGRPEKKKA, from the coding sequence ATGGAACTAGAAGGAAAAGTAGTGGTGATTACGGGTGCCAGCAGCGGCATTGGTTTGGCGGCGGCCAAGATGTTATTAGAGAAAGGTGCCACCGTTGTGAGCTGGAGCCGCTCTAAACCCAAAATCTCCCATCCTGACTTTTACTATTTTGAATGTGACGTGCGCCATGAGCAGTCCGTATGGTCTGCGTATGAGCAAACCGTGGAGCGCCTGCGCCAGAACATCTCTGTATTGATCAACAATGCCGGCTTGGGCATTCAAGGCGCGCTGGACACCATGAGTCCCAAAGACTGGCACACTATGATGGAGACCAATGTGAACGGTATTTTCTACTGCACGCGCCTGGTGTTGCCGCAAATGAAAAAGCAGCTGGAAGGCCACATCATCAACATCTCTTCCATTGCCGGTTTGACGGGTATTGAGAACATGAGCGGCTACTGCGCCACCAAGTTTGCCGTGCGGGGTATTTCGCATTCCTTGTTCAAAGAGGTGAGACCATTTGGCATCAAAGTGACGTGCATCTACCCAGGCTCTACGGCCACGCACTTCTTTGATGGTTTTGAAGGCACCGGCACCGCGCCAGAAAATATGATGCAGCCAGAAGATATTGCCTCCACCATTCTGCACGTTCTGCAATCGCCGCCCAACTACCACCACGTAGACATAGAGGTGCGCCCGTTAATGCCGAAGGGCAGACCAGAGAAAAAGAAAGCCTAA
- a CDS encoding SDR family NAD(P)-dependent oxidoreductase, which produces MQKYIVVTGGTKGIGRAIVDKFAVEGFHIITCARNEKDLQKLKLEIEQDYTFSKVFYQAVDVSLPGEVQRFINYIQSLKVKIDVLVNNAGFFIPGTIHEESDTVLREMINTNLYSAYDLTKGLVGEMIKRKDGYIFNICSTASITAYTNGGSYCIAKHALYGMTRVLREELKGHGVRVTAVIPGATLTASWEGVDLPHDRFMKPEDVANAIWSANCLSRQTVIEELVLRPQLGDI; this is translated from the coding sequence ATGCAAAAATATATAGTGGTAACCGGTGGGACCAAGGGGATTGGGCGGGCCATCGTGGATAAATTTGCGGTCGAAGGATTTCACATCATCACCTGCGCGCGCAATGAGAAGGATCTGCAAAAACTGAAGCTAGAGATAGAACAGGACTACACTTTCTCCAAGGTTTTTTACCAGGCCGTAGACGTGAGCCTACCCGGCGAAGTGCAGCGGTTCATCAACTACATACAGTCCCTGAAAGTGAAGATTGACGTGCTGGTGAACAATGCCGGCTTTTTCATACCCGGCACCATTCATGAGGAAAGCGACACGGTGCTGCGAGAGATGATCAACACCAACCTTTACAGCGCCTATGACCTGACCAAAGGACTGGTAGGGGAGATGATTAAGCGCAAGGACGGCTACATCTTCAACATCTGTTCTACCGCCAGCATCACGGCCTATACCAATGGCGGTTCTTACTGCATAGCCAAACACGCGCTTTACGGCATGACCCGCGTCCTGCGCGAAGAACTGAAAGGGCACGGCGTACGAGTGACTGCGGTCATTCCTGGAGCCACGCTCACGGCTAGCTGGGAAGGCGTAGATTTGCCGCATGACCGCTTCATGAAGCCCGAGGACGTGGCCAATGCCATCTGGAGTGCCAACTGCCTTTCCAGGCAGACGGTCATAGAAGAACTGGTGCTTCGGCCACAGCTAGGCGATATTTAA
- a CDS encoding MlaE family ABC transporter permease, with translation MKNFGAYLLFLGSLFRRGESPKIIFKRTIDEAILIGIDSIFIVAVVATFIGAVTCVQISYNLTSALIPRSTIGFMVREMTVLELAPTITSIVLAGKVGSNIAGGLGTMKITEQVDALEVMGINSTSYLVMPKILASILVFPMLVIIAMFLSILGGYVAGTLTNALTGQEYITGLRTAFIPFNITFALIKSLVFAFIIASISSYKGYFTTGGALEVGEASTKAVTNSVIAVLIADYVCAQVLL, from the coding sequence ATGAAAAACTTTGGTGCATACCTCCTCTTTTTAGGCTCGCTCTTCAGGCGCGGGGAATCTCCTAAAATCATCTTCAAAAGAACCATTGACGAAGCCATCTTGATTGGCATAGACTCTATCTTCATTGTGGCTGTGGTGGCCACCTTCATTGGCGCCGTAACCTGCGTCCAGATTTCCTACAACCTGACCAGCGCCCTTATTCCCCGCTCCACCATTGGCTTTATGGTGCGCGAGATGACGGTACTGGAGCTGGCCCCAACCATTACCTCCATAGTATTGGCGGGCAAGGTGGGCTCCAACATTGCCGGCGGTCTGGGAACCATGAAAATTACGGAACAGGTAGATGCCCTGGAAGTGATGGGAATCAACTCCACTTCATACCTGGTCATGCCTAAAATCCTGGCTTCCATCCTGGTATTTCCCATGCTGGTGATCATTGCCATGTTCTTATCCATTCTGGGCGGCTACGTGGCGGGTACGTTAACTAACGCCTTGACCGGGCAAGAGTACATTACAGGGCTTAGAACCGCGTTCATCCCGTTTAACATTACGTTCGCCCTAATCAAGTCTTTGGTGTTTGCGTTCATCATTGCCTCCATCTCCTCCTATAAAGGCTATTTTACCACCGGCGGAGCCCTGGAAGTTGGCGAGGCCAGTACCAAGGCCGTTACCAACAGCGTCATTGCGGTTCTCATAGCCGACTATGTCTGTGCCCAGGTATTGCTGTAG
- the gldA gene encoding gliding motility-associated ABC transporter ATP-binding subunit GldA, which produces MGIEIKDLTKVYGPQAAVDHISFTVGTGEIVGFLGPNGAGKSTTMKIATCYLPPTSGTVLVNGYNVVDDPKQVRRQVGYLPEHNPLYLDMYVREYLHFVGKLHGLGGSGLQARTEEMIQLCGLDREKHKKIGALSKGYRQRVGLAQAMIHDPAVLILDEPTTGLDPNQIVEIRQLIKTVGQEKTVLFSTHIMQEVSALCDRVLIINQGKLVADSPVAELKNMGRKEMRILAEFEAEVDTSAILTLPQVQRIEPAGLHKFRIIATSGSDLRSAIFRLAGEQGWPLVGLQQEENSLEKLFQDLTQNKK; this is translated from the coding sequence ATGGGAATTGAAATAAAAGATTTGACCAAAGTATATGGTCCGCAGGCGGCTGTGGACCATATCTCATTTACGGTAGGCACTGGTGAGATTGTAGGCTTCTTAGGCCCCAACGGAGCCGGCAAGTCCACCACCATGAAGATTGCCACCTGCTACCTTCCGCCCACCAGCGGCACCGTTCTGGTAAATGGCTACAACGTAGTAGATGACCCCAAACAGGTGCGTAGACAAGTAGGCTACCTACCCGAGCACAACCCCTTGTATCTGGACATGTACGTGCGCGAATACCTGCACTTTGTAGGCAAGCTGCACGGCCTGGGCGGTAGTGGGTTGCAAGCCCGCACTGAAGAAATGATTCAGCTCTGCGGCCTGGATCGCGAAAAACACAAGAAAATTGGGGCCTTGTCCAAAGGTTATCGTCAAAGAGTAGGATTGGCCCAGGCCATGATCCATGATCCGGCGGTGTTGATCCTGGATGAGCCCACCACAGGCTTGGACCCGAACCAGATTGTAGAGATTAGGCAATTAATTAAAACCGTTGGCCAAGAAAAAACGGTGTTGTTCTCCACGCACATCATGCAAGAAGTGAGCGCCCTCTGTGACCGGGTGCTCATCATCAACCAAGGCAAACTGGTAGCGGATAGTCCCGTGGCCGAGCTCAAAAACATGGGCCGCAAAGAGATGCGCATCTTAGCAGAGTTTGAAGCCGAGGTAGACACGTCGGCTATTCTTACCTTGCCACAGGTTCAGCGCATTGAACCCGCCGGATTGCACAAATTTAGAATCATTGCCACTTCAGGGTCAGATTTACGATCCGCTATTTTCAGGTTGGCAGGAGAGCAAGGCTGGCCATTGGTAGGACTTCAGCAGGAAGAAAATTCTTTGGAAAAGCTCTTCCAGGACTT